From a single Phocoena sinus isolate mPhoSin1 chromosome 1, mPhoSin1.pri, whole genome shotgun sequence genomic region:
- the FH gene encoding fumarate hydratase, mitochondrial → MDRALRLLARSRFLSRAPASDPRPGPGPAGAALLLLRPPNVVRMASQSSFRIEYDTFGELKVPNDKYYGAQTVRSTMNFKIGGVTERMPIPVIKAFGILKRAAAEVNQDYGLDPKIANAIMKAADEVAEGKLNDHFPLVVWQTGSGTQTNMNVNEVISNRAIEMLGGQLGSKKPVHPNDHVNKSQSSNDTFPTAMHIAAAVEVHEVLLPGLQKLHDALDAKSKEFAQIIKIGRTHTQDAVPLTLGQEFSGYVQQVKYATTRIKGAMPRIYELAAGGTAVGTGLNTRIGFAEKVAAKVAALTGLPFVTAPNKFEALAAHDALVELSGAMNTAACSLMKIANDIRFLGSGPRSGLGELILPENEPGSSIMPGKVNPTQCEALTMVAAQVMGNHVAITIGGSSGHFELNVFKPLMIKNVLHSARLLGDASVSFTENCVVGIQANTERINKLMNESLMLVTALNPHIGYDKAAKIAKTAHKNGSTLKATAIELGYLTAEQFDEWVKPKDMLGPK, encoded by the exons GCAAGCCAAAGTTCTTTTCGGATAGAATATGATACCTTTGGTGAACTCAAGGTCCCAAATGATAAGTATTATGGCGCCCAGACTGTGAGATCAACAATGAACTTTAAGATTGGAGGGGTGACAGAACGCATGCCA ATCCCAGTTATTAAAGCATTTGGCATCTTGAAGCGAGCAGCTGCTGAAGTAAACCAGGATTATGGTCTTGATCCAAAGATTGCTAATGCAATAATGAAGGCAGCAGATGAG GTAGCTGAAGGTAAATTAAATGATCATTTTCCTCTCGTGGTATGGCAGACTGGATCAGGAACCCAGACAAATATGAATGTAAATGAAGTCATTAGCAATAGAGCAATTGAAATGCTAGGAGGTCAACTTGGCAGCAAGAAACCCGTGCATCCCAATGATCATGTTAATAAAAGCCAG AGCTCAAATGATACTTTTCCCACAGCAATGCATATTGCTGCTGCAGTAGAAGTTCATGAAGTACTGCTACCAGGACTACAGAAGCTACATGATGCCCTTGATGCAAAATCCAAAGAATTTGCCCAGATCATCAAAATTGGGCGTACTCATACACAGGATGCTGTTCCACTTACTCTTGGGCAG gAATTTAGTGGTTATGTTCAACAAGTGAAATATGCAACAACAAGAATAAAAGGTGCCATGCCAAGAATCTATGAGCTCGCAGCTGGGGGCACTGCTGTCGGTACTGGTTTAAATACTAGAATTGGCTTTGCAGAAAAGGTTGCCGCAAAAGTGGCTGCACTCACAG gcTTGCCTTTCGTCACAGCTCCAAATAAATTTGAAGCTTTGGCTGCTCATGATGCTTTGGTTGAACTCAGTGGAGCCATGAACACGGCCGCTTGCAGTCTGATGAAGATTGCAAATGATATTCGTTTTCTGGGTTCTGGTCCTCGCTCAGGTCTGGGAGAACTGATTTTGCCTGaaaatgaaccaggaagcagTATCATGCCAG GCAAGGTGAACCCCACCCAGTGTGAGGCACTGACCATGGTTGCAGCCCAGGTCATGGGCAATCATGTCGCCATTACCATTGGAGGCAGCAGTGGACATTTTGAGTTGAATGTTTTCAAGCCATTGATG aTTAAAAATGTGTTGCACTCAGCCAGACTGTTGGGGGATGCATCAGTTTCCTTCACAGAAAACTGTGTGGTGGGAATCCAGGCCAACACAGAAAGGATCAACAAGCTAATGAATGAGTCTCTAATGTTGGTGACAGCTCTTAATCCTCATATAG ggTATGACAAAGCAGCCAAGATTGCTAAGACCGCACACAAAAATGGATCGACCTTAAAGGCAACTGCTATTGAACTTGGCTATCTCACAGCAGAGCAGTTTGATGAGTGGGTAAAACCTAAGGACATGCTGGGTCCAAAgtga